One genomic region from Daphnia magna isolate NIES linkage group LG10, ASM2063170v1.1, whole genome shotgun sequence encodes:
- the LOC116931701 gene encoding uncharacterized protein LOC116931701, with translation MMDTSQFSFQIGHVARENETTLNADLSNVISSNNVTSFENISFFLATRKYPNGLNLNQKRTLRKAATNFSLVDNKLYYIGKNKTDKRLVILDEEGKKQVFEDCHGSSIEGGHGGQKKTLEKIESLFFWRGMVKDVIHWVTACEICRHKEKRCNQLYKKAKTVDFVNDTSQSSDTCQDDITTGENPTNGIYETAKYSMEQIELCLQKIQHYELEVVNMSKTAEVEIDDTLDFLLAKIMKLISRKKREMKIQVEEQKIRSLNLLKTFRKQFEGRLKTIRKLILDVEKATKDNQPWSSPKNKPAVSLPEMLKREELGGIWSVFNTDEAHEEIGKIIKKCGNICEQPPYIISNILQLPASLRIQISHAACENQPLFRDAYEMGNFTPTRSLRLYHCIHNPAAPIGDESIFHENQIQILKGFSKENYVYLNCLEPHQVYAIYISYREEGSSGWSPWSFPFLASTSIPGYCWETINSAWKISSDLREASKIVNSLTPLFSSSAQYFPGCRISVTLEKIPDIVHAEDGFALIDQGVQGGTLNQEGTFFVNVEGKLFINGKLCDAIDPLSLANTTLTFDCHPNIETIADGLRMQLTVHCRNESHQVYWSVRNHITNVYFGVRFHQPGARVKIG, from the exons ATGATGGATACATCTCAATTTAGTTTCCAAATTGGTCATGTCGCGagggaaaatgaaacaacTTTGAATGCTGATTTATCGAATGTAATTTCTTCCAACAATGTTACCTCATTCGAAAATATATCGTTTTTTCTTGCCACTCGTAAATATCCAAATGGCTTGAATCTTAACCAAAAACGCACTCTAAGAAAGGCTGCCACCAACTTCTCGCTTGTCG ACAACAAGCTGTACTACattgggaaaaataaaactgataaAAGACTTGTAATCTTGGACGAAGAAGGGAAAAAGCAGGTCTTTGAAGATTGCCATGGAAGCTCTATTGAAGGGGGGCATGGGGGCCAAAAGAAAACACTGGAGAAAATAGAGAGTCTGTTCTTTTGGCGTGGAATGGTGAAGGATGTCATTCATTGg GTTACAGCATGTGAAATTTGTCGCCATAAGGAGAAGAGATGTAATCAATTGTATAAAAAAGCCAAAACAGTAGATTTTGTCAATGACACAAGCCAGTCTTCAGATACATGTCAAGATGACATAACAACTGGTGAAAATCCAACCAATGGTATTTATGAAACAGCCAAATATAGCATGGAACAGATTGAGCTATGCCTCCAAAAGATTCAGCACTATGAGTTGGAAGTTGTGAACATGTCAAAGACAGCAGAAGTTGAAATTGATGATACGCTCGATTTCCTTCTTGCTAAAATTATGAAACTCATTAGCCGGAAAAAACGCGAAATGAAAATTCAA GTTGAAGAACAGAAAATTAGGTCATTAAATTTACTGAAAACATTTCGTAAGCAATTTGAAGGAAGATTGAAGACCATAAGAAAGTTGATTTTGGATGTAGAAAAAGCCACGAAAGATAATCAGCCGTGGTCCTCgccaaaaaataaaccagCTGTAAG CTTACCGGAAATGCTAAAAAGAGAAGAACTTGGTGGAATATGGAGCGTGTTTAACACCGACGAAGCTCACGAAGAAATCGggaaaattataaaaaaatgtggCAATATATGCGAGCAGCCTCCGTACATAATATCGAACATATTGCAATTACCCGCTTCACTTCGCATCCAAATTAGCCATGCCGCGTGTGAGAATCAGCCG TTATTTAGAGATGCTTACGAAATGGGAAACTTTACGCCAACAAGGAGTCTAAGGCTTTATCACTGTATCCACAATCCTGCTGCTCCCATAGGCGATGAGTCTATTTTCCATGAAAACCAAATTCAGATACTGAAAGGTTTCAGTAAAGAAAATTACGTTTACCTCAACTGTCTTGAACCGCATCAG GTTTATGCCATTTACATCAGTTATAGGGAGGAAGGCTCCTCCGGTTGGTCTCCGTGGAGCTTCCCTTTTCTAGCCAGTACTTCAATCCCAGGATATTGttgggaaacaataaacagtgCCTGGAAGATCTCTTCTGATCTAAGAGAAGCTTCTAAAATTGTTAACTCGCTAACTCCTTTGTTCTCGTCTAGTGCCCAATATTTTCCGGGATGCCGCATCAGCGTGACT TTGGAGAAGATCCCCGACATCGTACACGCCGAGGATGGATTCGCCCTGATTGATCAGGGGGTACAAGGAGGCACGCTCAATCAAGAGGGAACGTTCTTTGTGAATGTAGAAG GGAAACTGTTTATCAATGGTAAATTGTGTGATGCTATCGACCCTCTTTCGCTTGCTAATACCACTTTAACCTTCGACTGCCATCCAAATATTGAGACCATTGCCGATGGTCTCAGGATGCAATTAACGGTCCACTGTCGCAACGAATCTCACCAAGTTTACTGGAGTGTTCGGAACCACATTACTAACGTCTACTTTGGCGTACGTTTCCATCAGCCAGGTGCACGGGTGAAGATTGGATGA
- the LOC116931705 gene encoding uncharacterized protein LOC116931705 yields MTMAVKIIVPLLLIVLPFVVTSNSDSADTWRCGIFFAGNPGTPPRAKIFILPKKFPADCHAPRVDTYNGTCYEVMRKGLKEWNFENPSRIRKQSGHTIGDDLCGPIPRDIKAPGLEMGFYFAYCGSDWIDTKLRKPERLCCRQRKQVPC; encoded by the exons ATGACTATGGCTGTCAAAATCATCGTCCCGCTGTTACTGATCGTCTTGCCTTTCGTCGTCACCAGTAATTCAGATTCGGC TGACACTTGGAGATGTGGCATCTTTTTCGCTGGTAATCCGGGTACTCCTCCTCGTGCCAAAATCTTCATCCTGCCCAAGAAATTCCCTGCCGATTGCCATGCACCTCGAGTGGATACTTATAACGGCACTTGTTACGAAGTG ATGAGAAAGGGACTGAAGGAGTGGAACTTTGAGAACCCTAGTCGCATCCGCAAGCAATCCGGCCACACCATCGGCGACGATTTGTGCGGACCCATTCCCCGAGATATTAAAGCGCCCGGCCTCGAA ATGGGTTTCTACTTCGCGTATTGCGGTAGCGATTGGATCGACACTAAACTCAGAAAACCCGAACGTCTCTGCTGTAGGCAAAGGAAGCAAGTGCCTTGTTAA
- the LOC116931696 gene encoding protein ELYS, which produces MEWIEPVNVKSAVKYTSSLVDAVDQERQNIIHGSITESNVAWFASGDRLDVVSTTHCGVQSRHFSCQQGQEFVITCVAPIPNETLALVGLSSDTGSGAVALYNYVTSMILNSWSVSHKVTCVCSMEIPNASYRQFLKSDCFLFALGTEEGHVMLLAIDQHFKFSAGTHLLELNIVHYVTTDDILQKRVFFKPPVVLVIPLNDSMYRAGRFVLESMHESNAVLSVRQEEVSATVVKYIPQNQTLCVGYNTQGAFQMFSLKSLEFDFSGFATGCNGEQLDRVLDFVFLEPEDDPRHFCYLTVVAQKSWDSHAAPYALLYSLTYVRKEGIPDGGILYEDLQYITLRLDLNFGPLIVGDKSNGEDVELLRCQSLASSNNHGNTRATGCYGLCYFAMSWKNGIYLVMFDLNQWYQAHMPPRWIFDDTSRVCPFMGLYQSQSVGRTRSVQQVWIQPATLSVFHRSSTTPTEAFYYPSALSFRAMVVCPQEAESVVFLGMQSLLLQKLSQAGSQVLNHPHRFYVQAMKAGLTHTEMVAPHTAQMAEALLNVGLENNSRSFLISCIKDEGANLNFVEKWAWQQVVNLKSLRENLCNTLFDHSSQEMERQMHCQLYHVTHQFNNLSVLYDVMDKRIRSLNSGINDKLRDKSRAIYLLSLHLETVLWFLHGGLLPEIDAGSVDDEEGCSSLPYPRRQLEQFYRNRKSEIESLSSSVKAAEVLLIEQLVPASVVELWAEEKGTTNPRDIQTYPPPSLYALLSAYLRPDVDDVTKHRLVQYVFMDLTWIYGRHAHYGNILQHLVTFPSTYSLKPSMIKVTQAFWHLDHQNFDDALGMLLDPLVHTMDITNAQQRAILRAFLYQDKHRHALKYATLRRPVCPELEDIQLHLTILIANGLISDALSYIRRNRNQRNSVELMQHFLNGCQEMRKISVLLTLPLSEEEEDHVTNFLKQSRNIDLQEALLLFYIQRCKYPDAIAYSQRLNQMWPARDTISRERFNRREMLMQTLIGALPPITCKLAAIANSRPPTSSTSSGVSKFPRPLSVSVLPATSKIQSTGSNFFRTVIEQSRATWLIEQKLHEEVQTPLRPRKRKLDDPEAVLYPDDNQPETTPIFVQHCTTSSAQHNLRDVAVLSFT; this is translated from the exons ATGGAATGGATTGAGCCCGTCAATGTGAAGTCGGCTGTAAAATACACGTCTTCACTAGTGGACGCGGTCGATCAAGAGCGTCAAAACATTATCCATGGATCTATTACCG aGTCCAACGTGGCATGGTTTGCTTCTGGGGATAGGCTCGATGTTGTGTCAACAACCCACTGTGGAGTGCAAAGCCGACATTTCTCTTGCCAGCAAGGGCAGGAATTTGTGATTACTTGTGTAGCTCCCATCCCAAATGAAACCCTTGCGCTAGTGGGCTTGAGTTCTGATACAGGCTCTGGTGCAGTGGCTCTTTATAATTATGTCACTTCTATGATTTTAAATTCTTGGAGTGTGTCTCACAAG GTGACTTGTGTTTGTAGCATGGAAATTCCAAATGCAAGTTACAGGCAATTTTTGAAGTCTGACTGCTTTCTTTTTGCATTGGGCACAGAAGAGGGCCATGTAATGCTACTGGCCATTGACCAGCATTTCAAATTTAGCGCAGGAACTCACCTTCTTGAATTGAATATTGTACACTATGTCACTACAGACGACATTTTACAAAAACGAGTATTTTTCAAACCTCCAGTGGTTTTGGTCATACCTCTGAATGACTCTATGTACAG GGCTGGTCGATTTGTCTTGGAGTCCATGCATGAATCCAACGCAGTGCTGAGTGTTCGACAAGAAGAAGTCAGTGCAACAGTGGTTAAATACATACCACAGAATCAAACCCTATGTGTTGGCTATAATACTCAAGGAGCTTTCCAAATGTTCAGCCTCAAGTCATTGGAATTTGATTTTAGCGGTTTCGCTACAG GCTGCAATGGCGAGCAGCTCGATCGAGTTCTAGATTTTGTGTTTTTGGAGCCAGAAGATGATCCACGACATTTTTGTTACCTGACTGTGGTAGCGCAGAAATCGTGGGATTCTCATGCTGCTCCTTACGCCTTGCTTTACTCGTTGACGTACGTCCGCAAAGAGGGCATCCCAGATGGCGGTATTTTATACGAAGATCTGCAGTACATAACGCTTAGATTGGATCTTAACTTCGGACCCTTGATC GTGGGCGACAAATCGAATGGAGAGGATGTCGAATTGCTAAGATGCCAAAGCCTAGCCTCATCTAATAACCATGGCAACACGAGAGCGACAGGTTGCTATGGCCTATGTTACTTCGCCATGAGCTGGAAGAACGGAATTTACCTGGTTATGTTTGACCTGAACCAATGGTACCAGGCCCATATGCCTCCGCGATGGATTTTTGACGACACGTCCAGAGTGTGTCCCTTTATGGGATTATACCAGAGCCAATCCGTTGGGCGCACTCGATCAGTACAACAGGTGTGGATTCAACCGGCCACGCTTTCCGTCTTCCATCGCTCATCAACCACACCGACGGAAGCCTTTTATTATCCTTCGGCTCTAAGTTTCCGCGCAATGGTCGTGTGTCCCCAAGAGGCGGAAAGTGTTGTGTTCTTGGGCATGCAGTCGcttcttcttcaaaaactGTCTCAAGCTGGATCTCAAGTTCTCAATCATCCACACCGATTTTACGTTCAG GCCATGAAAGCCGGGCTCACGCACACCGAGATGGTTGCACCTCACACGGCCCAAATGGCAGAAGCATTATTAAATGTTGGACTAGAGAACAACTCGAGGTCTTTCCTGATTTCTTGTATCAAGGATGAAGGagcaaatttaaattttgtagAGAAATGGGCGTGGCAGCAAGTAGTCAACTTGAAATCACTGCGAGAAAATCTTTGCAACACCCTTTTCGATCACTCGAGCCAAGAAATGGAGCGTCAGATGCATTGTCAACTGTATCACGTGACGCATCAATTCAACAACTTGTCCGTCCTCTATGACGTCATGGACAAACGAATTCGATCCTTGAATTCCGGAATCAACGACAAGCTTCGGGACAAATCACGTGCCATTTACCTGCTCAGTTTGCATTTGGAGACGGTCCTGTGGTTCCTTCATGGCGGGCTGTTGCCTGAAATTGACGCAGGTAGTGTCGATGACGAGGAAGGTTGCAGTTCACTTCCCTATCCTCGCCGTCAACTGGAGCAATTCTACCGGAATAGGAAATCTGAGATTGAGAGCCTCAGCTCGTCTGTCAAAGCAGCCGAAGTCCTTTTGATTGAACAACTGGTCCCTGCATCCGTCGTCGAGTTGTGGGCGGAAGAAAAAGGCACAACAAATCCACGTGATATTCAGACTTATCCTCCTCCGTCGCTGTATGCTTTGCTATCAGCATATTTAAGGCCGGACGTGGACGACGTTACGAAACACCGTCTAGTTCAATACGTCTTTATGGATTTGACGTGGATCTATGGTCGTCACGCTCATTACGGAAACATTTTGCAACACCTGGTGACTTTTCCGTCCACCTACTCACTTAAGCCGAGCATGATCAAAGTGACGCAGGCGTTCTGGCATTTGGATCATCAAAATTTCGACGACGCTCTTGGTATGCTACTTGATCCATTGGTCCACACAATGGACATTACCAATGCACAGCAGAGGGCAATTCTTCGTGCGTTCCTCTACCAGGACAAACATAGGCACGCGCTCAAGTACGCAACGTTGCGCCGTCCTGTCTGTCCCGAGCTGGAAGATATCCAGCTCCACCTGACGATCCTGATCGCCAATGGTTTAATCAGTGACGCCCTGAGTTATATCAGAcgcaatcgaaatcagcgtaaCAGCGTCGAATTGATGCAGCATTTTCTGAACGGATGTCAGGAAATGCGCAAAATCAGCGTCCTGTTAACTTTGCCGCTGTCTGAGGAGGAGGAAGATCACGTGACCAATTTCTTGAAGCAAAGTAGAAACATCGACCTGCAAGAAGCTCTGCTCCTCTTCTATATTCAACGCTGTAAATATCCGGATGCCATTGCCTACAGTCAGCGTTTGAATCAGATGTGGCCGGCTCGTGATACCATTTCCAGGGAACGCTTCAACCGTCGTGAAATGTTGATGCAGACACTGATTGGTGCCCTGCCGCCCATCACGTGCAAATTGGCTGCCATCGCTAATTCTCGGCCACCCACTTCGTCGACATCGTCTGGCGTTTCGAAATTCCCGCGGCCACTTTCCGTTTCTGTGTTGCCGGCCACATCCAAAATTCAATCCACTGGATCCAATTTCTTCCGCACCGTGATCGAACAATCACGAGCCACTTGGCTTATCGAACAGAAACTTCACGAAGAAGTTCAAACGCCATTGAGACCTAGGAAACGCAAATTGGACGACCCAGAGGCTGTGCTGTATCCGGATGACAACCAGCCGGAAACGACTCCCATTTTTGTGCAACATTGTACAACCAGCTCAGCGCAACATAACCTTAGGGATGTCGCTGTGCTTTCCTTCACCTAG
- the LOC116931704 gene encoding LOW QUALITY PROTEIN: V-type proton ATPase subunit S1 (The sequence of the model RefSeq protein was modified relative to this genomic sequence to represent the inferred CDS: deleted 2 bases in 2 codons), which produces MIPLTGIISLVVFTLFSGVLCFENNVPVYMWNIDTDAVVNPLHSLNAEELVGKVSLSLEQKLVALFMQDELSVDDFKSNDLAALKSLAEMENDGTFYAPSVTKTIKLPEVLEAAGYSVVYIKSHQDLPTSPVVGKTVLVIDLPATQLGDLRKENLQLNSNAITEMYEILKSQQSDVVGIFTAKKNSQLQLDESRRRIARSAAAKSAPREETFVDKFYNITQDSGKLFLFFEKAPILKIKDENKTEWANFTLNVDPDITGTVVNETSKTGVLVLTYKALVPAGPKNDTGFLTKATISFRLSTKRGYWYINQTSIDFDVKINDATFVENDLVLVTTDVSTPLGRSWHCTPKSRLASYGYYFNGTIVKYTNKVILETDGFQLQPFKVSKEKFGDGYDCVGFFTEGIWAAIILGLIIAMMLAWAISMLADVRTPDRYDDPKGKTITITATD; this is translated from the exons ATGATTCCTTTAACTGGAATCATCTCTTTGGTTGTATTTACTCTATTTTCCGGTGTTTTATGCTTCGAAAACAATGTACCCGTTTATATGTGGAATATCGACAC AGATGCCGTTGTCAATCCGTTACATTCGTTGAATGCAGAAGAACTTGTGGGAAAGGTGTCCCTGTCTTTGGAACAGAAGCTTGTTGCCTTGTTCATGCAAGATGAG CTGAGTGTAGATGATTTCAAGTCCAATGACCTTGCTGCCCTGAAATCACTGGCTGAAATGGAAAATGATGGAACATTCTATGCACCTTCAGTCACCAAGACCATTAAGTTGCCTGAAGTTTTGGAAGCTGCTGGATACAGTGTAGTATATATCAAGTCCCACCAAGACTTGCCTACATCTCCAGTTGTTGGTAAAACTGTGTTGGTTATTGACCTGCCAGCCACTCAACTTGGTGATTTGCGCAAGGAGAATTTGCAGCTCAACA GTAATGCCATCACCGAAATGTACGAAATCCTGAAATCCCAACAGTCAGATGTTGTTGGAATTTTCACCGCCAAAAAGAATTCTCAG CTTCAGCTGGACGAATCTAGGAGGCGCATCGCCCGAAGTGCAGCAGCAAAGAGCGCACCGCGAGAGGAGACATTCGTTGATAAATTCTACAACATTACCCAGGATAGCGGCAAattgtttctgtttttcgaAAAGGCTCCCATCTTAAAAATCAAAGACGAGAACAAGACAGA GTGGGCCAATTTCACCCTGAACGTTGATCCTGACATAACGGGAACAGTTGTCAATGAAACCAGCAAGACTGGCGTACTTGTTTTGACTTACAAAGCATTGGTTCCGGCTGGTCCTAAAAATGACACTGGATTTCTGACTAAAGCCACAATCAG tttccGATTGTCTACCAAACGAGGCTACTGGTACATAAATCAGACTTCCATCGACTTTGATGTCAAAATCAATGACGCCACATTCGTCGAGAACGATTTGGTGTTGGTAACAACGGATGTCTCTACCCCATTGGGTCGCTCGTGGCACTGCACGCCCAAGTCACGTTTGGCAAGTTACGGATATTATTTCAATGGCACTATCGTTAAGTACACCAACAAGGTCATCTTGGAGACGGACGGCTTCCAATTACAGCCATTCAAAGTatcc aaagaaaagtttGGCGATgg TTATGATTGCGTTGGCTTTTTCACCGAAGGTATTTGGGCCGCCATCATCTTGGGTCTGATTATT GCCATGATGCTTGCCTGGGCCATTTCGATGCTGGCTGACGTAAGAACTCCTGATCGTTACGATGATCCTAAAGGAAAAACTATTACCATCACAGCCACCGACTAG
- the LOC116931706 gene encoding protein BUD31 homolog has translation MPKVKRSKKPPPEGWELIEPTLEELEAKMREAETDPHEGKRKVEALWPIFKIHHQRSRYIFDLFYKRKAISRELYDYCLKEHIADSSLIAKWKKQGYENLCCLRCIQTRDTNFGTNCICRVPKAKMEEGKIVECVHCGCRGCSG, from the exons ATGCCAAAAGTCAAAAGAAGTAAGAAGCCACCTCCAGAAGGCTGGGAGTTGATTGAACCTACACTAGAAGAATTGGAAGCAAAAATGCGAGAAG CTGAAACGGATCCCCatgaaggaaaaaggaaagttGAAGCATTGTGGcccatttttaaaatccatCACCAGCGTTCTCGCTATATCTTCGATCTCTTTTACAAACGAAAAGCTATTTCGCGAG AGTTATACGATTATTGCTTGAAAGAGCATATCGCGGACTCGAGTCTCATTGCAAAATGGAAGAAGCAAGGCTATGAGAACCTATGCTGCCTCAGGTGCATTCAAACAAGAGACACAAATTTTGGTACCAACTGCATCTGCCGTGTGCCCAAAGCCAAAATGGAAGAG GGCAAAATTGTCGAGTGCGTTCATTGTGGTTGCCGTGGCTGCTCAGGATGA